From a single Helicobacteraceae bacterium genomic region:
- a CDS encoding rod shape-determining protein: MFFDKLIGLFSSDIAIDLGTANTVVIVRGQGIAINEPSVVAIQRDSSGRNRILAVGHEAKEMVGKTPGNIVAIRPMRDGVIADFEMTERMIRYFIEKVHRRKTFVRPRIIVGVPYGVTQVERKAIKESAMSAGAREVYLIEEPMAAAIGAGLPVKEPRGSLVVDIGGGTTEIGVVSLGGLVISKSIRVAGDKLDTAIIDYIKRKHNLLVGERVAEEIKIEIGNAVAPREQLSMFVKGRDQITGLLAGIEFTSDDAREALQDTLKDILDALKDVLEVTPPDLAGDIVENGIILAGGGALLKGIDKFLSEATRLPVYVAEDPLLAVAKGAGRVLEEIDFLQQIAYDS, translated from the coding sequence ATGTTTTTTGACAAGCTTATCGGGCTATTCTCAAGCGATATAGCAATCGATTTAGGCACGGCTAACACCGTCGTGATTGTTCGCGGGCAAGGGATCGCGATCAACGAGCCAAGCGTCGTGGCTATCCAGCGCGATTCTTCGGGGCGCAACCGTATTCTAGCCGTCGGACACGAGGCTAAGGAGATGGTGGGCAAAACGCCCGGCAATATCGTGGCAATTCGTCCGATGAGAGACGGCGTGATCGCCGATTTTGAGATGACCGAGCGAATGATTCGCTACTTTATAGAGAAGGTGCATAGGCGCAAGACCTTCGTTCGTCCTCGCATAATAGTGGGCGTTCCCTACGGCGTAACGCAGGTGGAGCGAAAAGCGATCAAAGAGTCCGCTATGAGCGCGGGCGCGCGCGAGGTCTATCTGATCGAAGAGCCGATGGCGGCGGCGATCGGCGCGGGATTGCCGGTGAAAGAGCCGCGCGGTTCGCTGGTGGTGGATATTGGCGGCGGCACTACCGAGATCGGCGTGGTTTCGCTAGGCGGTCTCGTGATCAGCAAATCGATTCGCGTTGCGGGCGATAAGCTCGATACGGCTATCATCGATTACATCAAGCGTAAGCACAATCTATTGGTAGGCGAGCGCGTCGCGGAGGAGATTAAAATAGAAATCGGCAACGCCGTAGCGCCAAGAGAGCAACTTTCAATGTTTGTCAAAGGGCGCGATCAGATCACGGGGTTATTGGCGGGCATAGAGTTTACGAGCGACGACGCTAGGGAGGCTCTGCAAGACACGCTTAAAGATATTTTAGACGCGCTCAAAGACGTGCTTGAGGTAACGCCGCCCGATCTTGCGGGCGATATTGTGGAAAACGGCATTATTCTTGCCGGCGGCGGCGCGCTATTAAAAGGGATCGACAAGTTTTTATCCGAAGCTACGAGATTGCCCGTATATGTCGCCGAAGACCCGCTTTTGGCGGTCGCCAAAGGCGCTGGGCGCGTGTTGGAAGAGATCGACTTTTTACAGCAGATAGCCTACGACTCGTAA
- the mreC gene encoding rod shape-determining protein MreC, with amino-acid sequence MPKLTLLIVAAILIAALAVKFSVTSGTLFIEFTSAVKSYYLSAAQRCDEWFSSHFEQVESIERLREENKRLKEDQVVLNAFAAEIVNLSKLKGYETPPKFRVRVVRALSYAELPDMRKIIIDYGDLKPTEVKGLIYNNEAAGIVVDSIGGYAKALLNGDMECSYSVYIGEEKTPGIAMGRSDQEMIVRYIPAWMNVKEGDEVVTNGLDGIFFAGVKVGRVTRVNRLNAYIEAIIKPYYTAFNPDYFYIVESSD; translated from the coding sequence ATGCCAAAGCTCACTTTACTAATCGTCGCGGCGATATTGATCGCCGCGCTGGCGGTTAAGTTTAGCGTTACGAGCGGAACCTTGTTTATCGAATTCACCTCCGCCGTAAAATCGTATTATCTCTCGGCGGCGCAACGTTGCGACGAGTGGTTTAGCTCGCATTTTGAGCAAGTCGAGTCGATCGAGCGTTTGCGAGAGGAAAACAAACGGCTAAAAGAGGATCAGGTCGTTTTAAACGCGTTCGCGGCGGAAATAGTCAATTTATCCAAGCTCAAAGGTTATGAAACGCCGCCCAAATTTCGCGTCAGAGTGGTTCGCGCTCTAAGTTACGCGGAGCTACCCGATATGCGCAAAATCATAATCGACTACGGCGATCTGAAACCGACGGAGGTTAAAGGCTTAATCTACAACAACGAAGCGGCGGGAATCGTTGTGGATTCAATCGGCGGTTACGCTAAAGCGCTGCTTAACGGCGATATGGAGTGCTCCTATTCGGTCTATATCGGAGAAGAAAAAACGCCCGGCATAGCGATGGGCAGATCCGATCAAGAGATGATCGTTCGCTATATACCCGCGTGGATGAACGTGAAAGAGGGCGACGAGGTGGTTACCAACGGCTTAGACGGCATATTTTTCGCGGGCGTGAAAGTGGGCAGAGTAACGAGAGTAAATCGCCTAAACGCCTATATCGAGGCGATTATAAAGCCATACTATACCGCCTTCAATCCCGATTACTTTTATATAGTGGAATCTTCGGACTAA